A region of Vigna radiata var. radiata cultivar VC1973A chromosome 6, Vradiata_ver6, whole genome shotgun sequence DNA encodes the following proteins:
- the LOC106763452 gene encoding GDSL esterase/lipase At1g71691-like — MEKSLKVLWVISMIITQQLTLLANASHSKTRIVPALYVFGDSTVDAGNNNNLNTLAKANTFPYGIDFNNCSTGRFSNGKTLXDLIAIRLGLPMPPPYLGVDKFMRHQVIRGINYASSSCGILNSTRVGDCLSLDKQIEYFTSTVANDLPRNIHSKTKLRHYLANSLYLLSIGSNDYMLNYFKYPNGTKNNLNPEKYADYLLEQLVSRIKKIYDLGARKFVVSRIGQIGCTPVSVVRTPYSQKCNEDINQKVKHYSNKLPGKLQDLQTQLSHSHFINLDNYNFTQKIRNSPESYGFRYIFDSCVQGRKPCANRNEYYFFDFAHPTEATNKIYANECFSGTQLCLPYNIMKLIHAN, encoded by the exons atggaaaaaagCTTAAAAGTTCTCTGGGTTATTTCCATGATCATAACTCAACAATTAACATTATTGGCCAATGCCTCACATTCTAAAACGAGGATTGTGCCAGCTTTGTATGTTTTTGGTGATTCAACTGTAGACGCTGGAAACAACAACAACCTCAACACACTTGCCAAGGCAAACACATTTCCCTATGGCATTGACTTCAATAATTGTTCCACGGGAAGGTTTAGCAATGGCAAAACCCTTGNTGACCTTATTG CTATTAGATTGGGTTTGCCAATGCCACCTCCATACTTAGGTGTGGACAAGTTTATGAGACATCAAGTAATAAGAGGAATTAACTATGCATCAAGCTCTTGTGGAATATTGAATTCAACTAGAGTA GGGGATTGTTTGTCTTTAGACAAACAAATTGAATACTTCACCTCAACTGTGGCCAACGATCTTCCAAGAAACATACATAGCAAAACAAAACTAAGGCATTACTTAGCCAATTCCTTATATCTCTTATCAATTGGATCTAATGATTACATGTTGAATTATTTCAAGTATCCAAATGGAACCAAGAACAATCTAAATCCAGAAAAGTATGCAGATTACCTACTTGAACAACTGGTTTCACGTATCAag AAAATTTATGATCTTGGAGCTCGAAAGTTTGTGGTAAGTAGAATTGGTCAAATTGGTTGCACACCAGTATCTGTTGTAAGGACACCATATTCCCAAAAATGCAATGAAGATATAAATCAGAAGGTTAAACACTACTCAAACAAACTCCCTGGGAAGCTACAAGATTTGCAAACTCAACTCTCACAttcacattttattaatttggatAATTACAATTTCACccagaaaataagaaattctCCTGAAAGCTATG ggtttagatatatttttgacTCTTGTGTCCAAGGAAGGAAACCTTGTGCAAACCggaatgaatattatttttttgacttTGCTCACCCTACTGAagctacaaataaaatatatgcaaaTGAGTGCTTTAGTGGAACCCAATTGTGCCTTCCTTacaatattatgaaattaattcatgcaaattaa